A stretch of DNA from Roseovarius sp. W115:
TGACTACGTCCAGAACGCGGTGACGGCGATTGGACGTGAAGGCAACAAAGTGACAAACGTGACCCTTGCCTCGGGTGAGACCATTGAGGCCGGTGCGATCGTCAATGCCTCAGGCACCCGCGCTGGCATTGTGGCGGATATGGCGGGGCTCAAGCTCGATATCCAATCCAAGCGGCGCTATACGTTCATCTTCCGTGCCAAGGAACCGCTGGACCGTGATCTGCCGTTGACCATCGACCCGACAGGTGTGCATTTCCGCCAGTTTGGGGATGACTATCTTGTCGGCTGCCCTCCGCTGGGCGAGGATGCCACGGTAGATGTGGATGACTTCTCGGCCGAGGAAACCATCTGGGAAGACAAGGTGCATCCGATCATCTCGAACCGCATCCCGCAGTTCAAGGATGTCGAGATCATCGACTTCTGGATCGGGCATTACGACTTTAACACGTTCGACTATAATGTTGTTATCGGACCGCATGATGAAGTGTCGAATTTTCACTTCACCAACGGGTCTTCGGGCCATGGGTCACAACAGGGACCAGCTGTAGGCCGCGGTGTGGCCGAACAGATCATCTACGGCGAGTTTCGTTCCATGGATCTGTCACCCTTCCTGTACGAGCGTTTCGCCAAAGGCGAACGGGTTGTCGAACGCGCGGTGATTTGAAAGATATGAAAGCCCCGACTTTGTCTGCGGCTAGGACCAAGGATTATTCAAATGAGCTACAATGTAAAACTCTCTGGCGTCATGCCAGCGCTCGTGACGCCTTTTGATGAGACGGGCAAGATCGACTTTAACGCTTTCGAAAAATTGATGTCCCATTTCCGCGAGGCTGGGGTAAGCGGTTGGGTTCCCAACGGCTCAACCGGTGAATACTTCTCACAATCGACTGAGGAGCGACGTGCAGTTCTGCAATTTATCAAAGAATACGCAAATGATGATGAAATCCTTGTAGCGGGAACCAACGCGCCTGCGACCCGCGAGGTGATCGAGCAAACCGCATTGGCCAAGGAAATCGGTTATGACAACGTCCTGTTGGCTCCGCCTTTCTATACACGCCCGACGCAGGAAGAGCTGATCAAACACTATGAGACAGTTTTAGATGAGGTAGACGTAAACCTAGTGCTTTATTCTTATCCACTAAAGGATGGAGCGGATATCAGCTTTGAATTGCTGGATCACTTTGCGGACAATCCAAGGGTCATTGGCATCAAGGAAAGCTCGGGGGTTTTGCAACGCGCCATCGACATTTCATCGCGCTACGAAGGTAGAATACAGCTGATTTCCGGATCGGATGACATTGCTCTCGATTTCATGTTCTGGGGTGCGGACAGTTGGATTTGTGGCCCGTCGAATTGTATGGCAAATGCTTGTTGTGAACTGGATCGTGCGTTCAAGGCTGGTGAATTGGCCAAAGCGAAAGGGATCATGAAGACGCTTTATCGCGCTATGAACATCCTTGAATCCGGCAAGTTTGTGCAAAAAATCAAGTATGGCTGCGAACTTCAGGGCTTGCCCGTTGGCGAGTGCCGCGCACCGCTGGGACCGCTTACTGAAACAGAGAAAGCCGAGCTGCGCACCGCGATGGAACCACTCCTGAACGGGTAATCCTATTAAGGGTGGTGCACACGGTCCCTGCGGTGTCATGAGGATCGCTTCAAGCTAAACCAAATGGCAAGAACCTTTAATGGATTCAAGCAAACCTCAAAAAACGATCGTGGTAGGCGCCGGTGTGATCGGAACAGCTATTGCGTACGAGTTGCAAAAACGCGGCCATAGCGTGACGCTTGTGGATCGGGACGCGCCGGGTAACGGAGCTTCTTATGGAAACATGGGCTCGGTCGCCGTGACCGAGTTTATGCCTGTTGCGCGTGCCTCTACCTGGAAACAAATCCCCGGCTGGCTGGTTAATCCAAAGGGTCCGATCCGTGTCAGCCCAACTTACATGCCCCGTTTAATCCCATGGTTCGTGCGCTTTCTCGCCGCCAGTCGTCCGTCGGTCGTGCAGCGTTTGGAGGCCGCAGGTGCAGCCCTTTGCGAACGGTCATTGGAGGACACCAGAGCTCTGTTGGCCGAACTCGACATGACAGAGCATATTTCGACAGCCGGGTGCCTTTCTCTTTATGCCAATGACCAAGAATACGAAGCTGACCGGGAACGCATAGAAATGCTGGATCGGTTTGGTTTTGACTATGAGGTTCTGGATGCAAATGCGCTTCGTGCAATGGAGCCTGAAGTTACTCACAACATCTCCAAGGCAATACTTCTACCCGACAACCGAACTGTGGCTGATCCACACAAGCTTGTCCTCGGTTTGTTTCAGGGGTTTCGCGGGTTGGGCGGCACATTCCGCACGGCAGAAGTGACTGGATTTGAACGCAGCGACCGGATCAATGGCGTATTACTTGGCGATGGCGAAATCGTTTACGCCGATCAGGTGATCCTGTCTGCTGGAGCCTTTACTGCCCGCCTATCCAAATTGTTAAACGAACCTATGCCGCTGGAAACAGAGCGTGGGTATCATACGCAGATCATGGCGCCAGGAATCGAACTGACCCATTCGATTATTTGGCCAGCAAAGGCTTTTATGGTCAGTCCGACTGCAGGCGGCATTCGTGTTGGCGGTACGGTCGAAATGGCCGGTCTTGACGCGCCACCCGACTATCGACGTTCAAAGGTCACCGTGCATCGTGCACGCGAAGCACTACCAAAACTTGAAGTTCAAGAATTTGCTGAGTGGATGGGACATCGGCCCGCCTTTCCCGATACAATTCCAGTAATGTCAGCCTCTGTGAAAACAGCGGGTGTGTTCTATGCCACAGGTCATGGTCATCTGGGTTTGACCCATGCTGCGACTTGCGCCCGTCTGATGAGCGATCTGGTCACCGGCGTGAAACCCGCAATCGACCTGGAACCATATAGAGTTGATCGGTTTTGACCGGGCCTAACGGAGAAAATCATGCACTGGAAACGCACCCTTCAAACTGTGGATGTTCACTGCGCTGGTGAGGTCGGACGGGTCATTACCGGCGGCGTTCTCGACATCCCCGGTGACACCATGTCTGCCAAACTGGCACATATTAACGATGTTGATGACAGCCTGCGCCGGTGGCTTTGCTCGGAACCACGCGGCGCTGCGAACCATTCTTTTGTTCTGATCACCCCAGCATGCCATCCAGATGCAAATTTTGGCATGATCATCCTACAGACCGATCAGGCCCATGCCATGTCCGGATCAAATTCCATGTGTGCCGTCACGGCTATTTTAGAAACAGGGATGATGGAGATAATCGAGCCAGAAACCCTGGTCACACTCGATACAGCATCCGGCCTCGTGTGCGCGACAGCAACCTGCAAGGATGGTAAAGTGGTCGGCGTTAGTCTCGACATGCCTGCATCATTCGTAGCGCTACCGGATGGAACCGTTGAAACGCCGCTTTGGGGTACAGTGACCTATGATCTTTGCTTTGGCGGCGTGTTTTATGCGCTCGTCGATGTCGATCAGATCGGGCTGTCGATCGCCCCTAAGAACGCGCGGCTATTGGCGGAAAAAGGCGTTGAGTTGCGGGATATCATCGCGGCAAAGACCAAGATTTTTCACCCTGAATTTCCAGCAATTCACGGGCTGGCTTACGTCATGTTTCGATCCATTGAAGAAGACGGGGCGATACGCACTTGCACCACTTTGAAACCCGCGCGAGCCGATCGGTCGCCTTGTGGGACGGGAACCAATTCAACAGTGGCGTTATTGCATTCAAAGGGAGAAATGCGCTCCGGCGATACACTCACAACTCGTTCAATTATTGACGGCGAGTTTCAGGCCGAATTGCTGGGCGCGACACAAGTCGGACAATTTCCTGGTAGCCGGGTCCGGATAGAAGGGCAATGTTGGATCTATGGTATTTCTCAAATTGGGCTTGATCCCAGTGACCCTTTTCCAACTGGTTTCATTCTTTCTGATACGTGGGGCGGATAGAAAATGAGGTTTGGCTTTATCGGCACAGGCGTTATCACCGAGGCAATCATTTTGGGAATGCTCAAGGCCGACTACCCCGTTGATGAGATTGTTGTGTCAGCGAGGACTAAGAGTGTTTCGAAGCGGTTGGCAAAGGCTTCGGACAAAATTCGCATTTGTGAAAACAACGCAGATATTGTCAACGCTGCCGACTTGTTGTTCTTAGCGGTGCTTCCGCAAGACGCTGAACATGTACTTGTGCCGCTCGAGTTTTCCCCTGAACAAAAGATTGTCAGCTTGATCGCCACGATCCCTATTGCGCAGCTGCAAGAGTGGACGCGTCACGATGCAATCATTTGTCGAGCCATCCCTTTGCCGTCAGTCGCAGACTTGACCGGCGTCACGGCTGTATTCCCTCCACTCGACGCCGCAATGGGTCTTTTCCAAGAACTGGGAACTGCCATTCCGGCAAACACAATCGAAGAGTTTGACTCCTTCGCTGTCGCAAGCGGCATGATGGGGCTCTACTTTGGTTTTGCAGAGTGCGCAGCCCAGTGGCTTTGCACTCAGGGCACAGACTATAGAGGAGCTCGGGCTTATCTCAGCACTATGCTTCTTGGCCTTGCAAATACGGCATTCCAATCACCGGATGAAAGCTATGAAGAATTCCGCCTGCGCCATACGACTCCTGGTGGTCTGAACGATCAGATGTTTCGGCGTTTTGTCGACGAGGGCGGGGAAAATGCTTTGTCACATGCATGCCAAAGCGTTGCGGAACGAATTCGCAAAAACCACTATTCCCAGGATTAGCCTACGGCCTTGTCGGCGGTGCCGTCTGAAACCGGGAGGTTATCCGCTACACCCGCTGCGAACTCCACGTTCTCGTGCCCCTGGCAGCGGTCTTTTCCGGCCTTCAGCATGTCCTCACTGAGATCAACGCCAATGTTCTTGCCTGTGGCTGCCAACGGCCACGCTGTTACGGTACTATGTGCTGATCTCCCAGACTGCAAACTTGAAGAAAATACTGGTTTGACAGAGCTGAGCACGCCAGAGTTTCGGTGATCGGACGCTGTCCCTGTTACTTCAATAATCTTCCCTGTAGTTGATTGCACAATCCCTGTTCGAACGGCTGATATTCCCTGTTACTTGAATAACAGGGAATTGGCCTGCAACTTGCTGAAACCGTGTGGGTAATCAGGGCTAGATCTACCCAAAATGGCTGAATTCAGGTCGAATCCGCAGATATTCCCTGTGAATTCCCTGCTTCCGGAGAAATTTGGCAGAGACCAGTTCGACAATGACTGCGACCTCCATCATCTTCACTCCCAGCATATGGATAAATAGTATTTGGTGCAGCTCCAAAGCAATGAGTCTTGAGACCATTCACAAATCTTGCGTGATTGCCGGAAGTTCGCTACACTATGTAGCTAATAATAAACAAAAACGGCACCGAGCAGGTCCATGCAATATATCTTTCATCTGGGTGTGCACCAGACGGCGACGCCGTATGTGCAAGACACACTGACCCACAATCTTGAAGCGCTACGCGCACAAGGCGTGTTTTACGTCAATGCTGAAATGCCAAAGGCGGTCCTGCGCCATCGACGTGTCGTTTACCGGCTGTCTCATCCGGAAAAGCCGACACCCGAGATCGAAGCTTTGGTCGACACAAATCATTCCGTGGCCGATGCGGCACGCGCGGCTGGGGCCAAGAAAGTCCTGTTTTCAAACGATTATGGCCTTGGCCCAGCAATGCACGAAGCCTTGGCCATGGGTCTCGACGATCCGGCGTTCTACCCCCGCGCGCATACTTGCTTTCGGCACATCGTGCGCGGCTTTCCCCTGCGCAAAAGCCGCATTTTGGTTTATTCGCGAAACCCCGAAACATACCTCACCAGCCTTTACTCAGAGGCCATTCGGCTGGGGCTAACCAATCTCGACATTGACGGGTTTTGCTGTTCTGTTGCCTTTGACTCGGTTGATTTTGATGGGCTACGCGAGCGTTTATCGTCCCTGCACTCAGACTTGCGCATCACAATACGGGCGTATGAACGGATCCGTCTGGGTGCGGAGACATACATGCGGACCTTGCTGAGGGATCTCGGTGTTCAAGCTCACAGTTTTGTCTTTTCCCCTGCCCCACCAGAGGACACATTGGATGCCGCGCAAATTGAAGCGCTGCGCCATATCGCGATGGGTTCAGAAACCAAGCGCCCTGCATTGGTCAAACAATTGCGAGAGCAGGTGACGAGCCATCTTCCAAACCCTTCAAATCGTTTGGCATTGCCCGATTGGGTGAGGGACCGCTTGCGTGCGCGTGAGCAAAATGAGATCGCGCATTTCGTAACCATGGCGGCAAATTCGCTTTAAAGAGCTTCGCGATAAACCTGGCTCGCAGATGATCGCGCAACGTTTTAGCGTTTGTGTTTCGGCTTCCAGGTGTCGAGCCAGCGGCGCATGCGGCCGCGGCCATCGTTTACGGCGTCACCCGCCGCGTCAAAACCGGACTCGATGCTGTCAACCACGGGATCAATCCGCTTTGCGCGAAACCGACGCCAAAGCCGCCAGGCGCCGAGCACCACCAGCCCAAACAGCACCAGAATGATGATGTTCACCCAAGGCACGCCCTTGGGCGCATCGGGGCCTGAGACCGGGCTGACACCAACCGCATTGGGAAAAATCGAGAGAAACTCATTGCGCCAGCCATAGTGCTTGATCGCGACCCATTTGGGGGCATCTGCGGTCGATTTCTGATCTGCGGCCTCTGCTTGCAGGTTTGAGGTGTCAAACTTGAAATAGGGCGGCCAGCTCCAGCCGGTGTCCTCATTGCGATAGACCATGGTCGACCCATTGGCGCGGACGGTCTGAATGAAGAACACGTCTCGGTTGGCCAGCGTGCCGTCATTGCCCACGTCCGGGCTTGCCCAGAAGATCGAATTCTCCCCGAAATCGATGCGTTTTTCATAAGTGTCGGTGACGCGCGCAATATCCGTTTGCGGCAGCGTGTAGTGAAAAAACGCGGCCCAGAAGAGCCAGAAAACCACCCAGAAAACCCATTTCACATAGACCATACCGTCACCCTCTTAATGGAAATTGGTGAAATAAATGATTGCCGCGACGATACTGAACGGCACAACATACACACCCCAGATGAGCTTGCGCCGCAAAGAACCGTCATATTCCTCCAGCCCCTTTTCGATATAGGCATCCAGATCGCCGGGCCGTCCTTCTTCTTCCCACCATTCCTTGAGCTTGCCGCGCCGCACCGCCCGAGAATAGAACGAAAGGCAAATGTAAATGATGGTGCAGACGACAAAGCCGATCACCAAAAGCCGTGCAAGTGCTGCCATATCGCGTTACCTCCTATCCTGGTCCCGAATTCCGGATTGTGTGTTGCGCGTCCGGCGTGCCGGGCGGCGGCGCACCGCGCCCCAGGGGCCCACACGATCCACAACGTCCACAGGTTTTGCCAGCTCAGGCTCTTCCATCGGCGCCTCATGCCCAAAGAGCGCCTCGCGCGTGCCGAGCTTGTCCACCTGATATTCATTCACCAAAAGATCGACCACATAGTCCCTCTTGGCATCCGGCCAGCTGGCGTAGTGCCGGTAAAAGAGTATCTTGTGGCAGATGAAAAGCTGTCGGATGTCTTTGGGGGCCAGCTCGCTCAAAAGCATGTTCACCAGATCGGCGTCTTTATGTTCTGCCGCGCGCAGGGTGTAGAAAAAGGCCGGGTCATCTGAGCTTATGACAGGCCACGGCCCGCCATTTTCGGCCCAGTTGAGCAACGCGTTCAGTGTATGGAATTCGCGCGGCAGGTGGCTGGCGTAACGGCGCGCCAGCCGACGCATCTCTGACGGGGAGCGCCCGGCAAGGTCAATCCCCTCACCTGCAAGCGCGTCAACCAGAATGAAATCCATCTTCTGGCGCAAGATCGCACCGGCGTCGATACCGCGCGCCTTGACGATAGGTTCCACCAGCCCGTTGAGTTCCAGAAACCCGGCAATGCGATTTCTGTTCGTCAGGTCAAAGACATACTCAATCGGGCTGTCCGCAAACTGAGCGCGATCCGTGGCGCAGATCACCGCGGGCAGATCAAGATCCTGAAAGAGATACACCCCGCCAAAATGGTCGGTCCAATAGTTGCGCTGCTCAAAGCTCATCTGCTTGAGATCAATAGGATTGCGCAGCACGTTGCCTGTCTGGTCCGCCAATTCGATCATATCGGCAATCAGCACGTCGTCGAACCACGCATCCTCCTCAGATATGAACCGGTCCACCTTCTCGGCCAGCTCATCCGCCTGCCCCAGCGCGCCGTTGGTGGTGTCGGCCTCGACCGTGATCTTGCGGATATCAAAAAGCCGCGCGGGCGAGGACATGTCATAGACCGAATTCACCAGCTCCCCGGCGACCGCATCGCGGGCGGTGAGGGCAAAAAGCGCGGACTCGTTCTCCTCGATGAACTGCCGCAGGATGCCCCGCGCAGTGGAAAATTTGGCGTTGAGCAAAGGCGCGCTCTTCTGGTCCGTCGTCAGCAGGATGAACTGCCGGTTGACGCCTGCATGGTTGAGATAAAGGTCATCACCAAGCTCGTGCCCGATCTCGGGGGAGTAGCCGGAGATGTCGATGTAGAAGTCTGTCAATTCGGTGGTCTTACCCGTCAGCGATTTGAGCGCGCGGTTGTAGCGCTCAACAAGCGCGGGGCTGGCCACGTGGACCAAATTGCCAAACATCAGGCCGGATTGGATCAGGCGGTGCAAGTCAGGCTTCCTTTCGGGCAAAAAACAACGTCGGTATCACATCGGTATTGCGTCGGTATCACGTCGGGGCAGATCATGTCGCTTCCTGTGCGCGGCGCAGACGTACACCTTTGATCACGGCCATCAGCGCAACCAAGGCCAAAGCCACGCCCAGCGCTTTGATCGTCATCGTCTCGCCCTTGATTGCTGAGCCGCCAAAGAACAGCACGAAAGTGCCCAGATGCAAAATCCCGCGTTGGATGCGCACCCATCTGGCCTCAAGACCTTTGAAGGCCAGTGCAATTTCCACCCCCACCATGGGATCAAAAGCATACCGGGCCAAAAGGCACTCACGCGCGAGGAACTGGTCATCCAGGCAAAATCACCGCCAAAAAAGAGAAAGGCGGAGACATAGAGATGCACCAGATAGGCCAGGTAAGAGACCGTCCAGAAGGCCAGCCAGCCACGATTTGCGCCTTGCGAGAGGTAATAGGCATAGGCCGGGATCAAAAGGATCAGCGCGGCCCAGGCCGTGAACGCGGATTGGTAAAGGGCGAGGATGGTGGTCTCATCCGTGTCTGGTTGTGGGTTTGGGTTGGCCTCGGTTGCGGGGGTGTGGTGCTTAGCAGGCCAGAGCCTTCGAAGACAGTTGCCGCCCAGAAGGCCAATGCGATCAAAAGTGCCCCGGACATCACGGCGACAGGCCAAGGTCTGTCGATGATCATACGCTCACCCCTTCCCCTCCAGATACCGCCGCTTAGCCTCTTCCATACGGCCCATCTCGCGCACCGCATTGTCAATCGCCACCTCGTCCGATTTGTCGGCATAGCGGAATTCGCTGTCCGCGTAGCGGTTGATTTCCTGGATGACCATTTCGATGGTGATGGGCTGGCGCAGCTCTTCGATCATGTCTCTCTTGGTGTCGTAATCCTTGAAGAGAAACAGATCGGGCTTTTCCATCCATTCATCGGGCAGCTCAAAGTCCATGGCCCGCACCTTGACCGCGTCGGTGATGTTCTTGATCGCCCGTCCGGTAAAGCGCTCATCGGCCTCCTGAATGCCCTTCAAATACGTGCCGAGTTTGGCAATCGTATCCAGCGCGCCGATGTCTTTTGAGACCCGGTCATAGACCTTCAAAAGCCCCTCCTCATGAGGGCGGCTGTGGCTTTCGAAACTCGCCGCGACGGCCTTTTTGATTTCCTGCGCGGCATAGACCTCATGCTCGCCCAGCGGGATGTCGTGGTTTTTGCCCATCAGAAGGTAAAGAATGTCGATGTAATCCTCGCGTGTTTGCGGGCCGTCCACGAGAAACCGTGCCCCGGCGCGTTGGCGCAGGGCGTCATCCACATTCTCGGGGTAGTTCGAGAACATTCCAAAGGTGCAGTTGCCGCGCACTACGGTATTGGCCCCCGCAAAGCTCTCCATCAGCACGGCGGTGATCTCCAGCTGGCCTGCGCTTGACTGCCGGTCGCCGCGCTTGCCTGCCAACTGGTCGATATCGTCAATCGTGCCAAAGCCGATCACGCCGGGATCCAGCACGTTGTTGATAAACGCTTTGGCATTTTGCGCTGACTTGCCCTGATAACTGTCGATGCTGTCTGTGCTGAGGTTCTGATAGCGAAAGGCGTATCCTGCGTTCTGGCAATACTCATTGATGAGCCCCGCCATCATCTGAATGAGTGTGGTTTTCCCGGTGCCGGGTTTGCCATCGCCCATGAAAGTAAAGATGAAGCCCCCCAGCTCGGCAAAGGGGTTCAGCCGCCTGTCGAAATCATAGGCCATCAGCATCTTCGAGAGCTTCAGCGCCTGATACTTGGCGATATGGTTGCCCACCACCTCATGCGGTTTCTTGAACGTCATGGTGAGCGTGGTGGATTTGCCCTTGGCCGCGGCCTCAAAGCCGCGGATGGTGAAGTCATCTTCCTCCACACGCCAGCTTGCCCCGGTGAAGGCCTCCAGCCGCCCGGCATTTTGGGCGCGCAGGGTGATTTTCTCCATCAGCTGCTCGGCAAAGGCCGCCACCGTGGCCACCAGACGCGCGTCATCACTGGCATGCGCTGCGATGTCCTGATCCAGCTCCCAAAGCGCCCCATGCAGGGCCAGCAGGGAATTGTCGGTCAGAACCTCCTCGACCTCACCCACTTCGACGCTCACCTCCGAGCCATGAGGGCCCATGAGAAACGCGGTCGCATTGGCAAAGACATGGCCAACGGCCAGCGCCTCTGCCCCCAAAAGCTCGGTAAACTCCGTCTTGCGCGCCTCGGCCAAAGACCCCGCCAGATTGGCACGGCGCAAATCGGCCAGCCCGGTGGCCTCGGCAAACTGCTCTCCCACGGCCAAAGCAATGGCCAGTGCCCGGCGCAGCCCGTGCAAAACCGTAGCCTGAAGCGGGCTGACCAACGGGTCGCCCTCATCCGCGCCCTCGATGCGCGCCACAAGCTGAACACCCTCGGGCCGCGCGGTGGAGCGCGTGACCAGACCCGGCGTGGTGCTGCGAAAGCGTCGGCGCGTGCCAAGGCCGGATGATGTCTCCTGCGCCTCGGCCTCAACCGGTTTGGCGATCCGGGGGGTGTGATCGAACCCCGCCAGCATCGCGGAGGCCGCCTCGTAGTGCTTGGCGATATCCTCTTCCCGCAACTCCATCGTGTCGGCCGTCAAACTCATCTAAGAAACCCTCTTTCTTTTTGCCTCAAATATCCCCGCCGGAGGCATTAATACCTCAGCACCCGGCCCGTCGGGCTCACCACATATTTCGTCACCGCGCCAAACCCCGGCGGGTTCTTTTCGGCCAGCACCTGATAGGGGCGCTCGGGCAGGATAATGCTGCGCTCCATGCGTGTGGCCCCGGTTTCCGCGCCTTTACCTGAAAAGGGATCAAGCGCAAAAACCTCGCGCTCCACGGCCCCGAACCATCCTGCGCGTTCCTCAATGACCCGCTCGCTTTCCAACACCTCATCGGTCCAGGCCAGGGCCCAGTCCTGCCCCTTGGGCGCTTGTGCCTCTGCCAGCACCTCGCGCATCGGGCCGGTCTGGCGCGTGAAGGTGTGGCTATACATCGGACCGACATGCAGGCGGCGCAGTTTCTTGGGGTGCAGATCGTCGAAGCTTTCGTCAAAGCCTTTGGCAATGGTCAGAAGCTTCAATCCCCCAAGGCTTTGCGCCATCAGATGCGCCTGCACCTCGGGCCAGCGGCGCTCATCCTTGCCCAAACTGCGACGGCCGGTGTCCTCCAGTTCCATGAGGTAAATGGTCGGCAGGTTGACCTGACTGTCATAGCTGGCCCAGTGCAGCAGGTAACGACGGCGGTCTTTCAGCCCCTCAAGCCAGATGATTTGCGGGTCGTTCTGCGCCCAGAAGAGATGCCCTTTGATCATCTCTTCGTAGTAAAGCCGCTGCGACAAGGCGAATTGCAGGCGTGTGGGAATTTCGCGCTCAGAGATGATCTGCTCGACCATCTGGCGCTTCAGCGTCTCGGCATCAGGTTGGCCTTCCAGATGCTGGCGCGCTTGGGCGGCGTCGTTGGCCATCACCATCAGTTCGGAGAACATCGGAAAGCCACTTTCCTCGACATCCATCTGCAGAGAGCCAAAAAACTGTCCGGTGTCGCGCCCCACCAGAAGGTATTTCATCGAAAGCGCTTTGAACGTGTAGGCGATGGCCTGCACATAGGCGGTCAGAACCTCAACTTCTCGCTTGCTGAGCGCGCCTTCGGCTTGCATTACCGCCGCGACGCGGCCCAGATGCGCGGTGATCTTTTCAAACTTGGCGAAGTAGCGGCGCGAGGCGAAGAGATCGGTAAGCGCGGCGCGATCGTGGTCCGGCGATGATTTTAACTCGGTCATCGCGACTGGTCTTTCCGGTTCACGCGCTATCCCCGCCGCCCTTCCGGCCTTTGCCGATCATCACCAGACCGGCAATCCCAAAGAGGATGCCCAACAGATTGA
This window harbors:
- a CDS encoding DUF6638 family protein produces the protein MHRLIQSGLMFGNLVHVASPALVERYNRALKSLTGKTTELTDFYIDISGYSPEIGHELGDDLYLNHAGVNRQFILLTTDQKSAPLLNAKFSTARGILRQFIEENESALFALTARDAVAGELVNSVYDMSSPARLFDIRKITVEADTTNGALGQADELAEKVDRFISEEDAWFDDVLIADMIELADQTGNVLRNPIDLKQMSFEQRNYWTDHFGGVYLFQDLDLPAVICATDRAQFADSPIEYVFDLTNRNRIAGFLELNGLVEPIVKARGIDAGAILRQKMDFILVDALAGEGIDLAGRSPSEMRRLARRYASHLPREFHTLNALLNWAENGGPWPVISSDDPAFFYTLRAAEHKDADLVNMLLSELAPKDIRQLFICHKILFYRHYASWPDAKRDYVVDLLVNEYQVDKLGTREALFGHEAPMEEPELAKPVDVVDRVGPWGAVRRRPARRTRNTQSGIRDQDRR
- a CDS encoding FAD-dependent oxidoreductase, with product MDSSKPQKTIVVGAGVIGTAIAYELQKRGHSVTLVDRDAPGNGASYGNMGSVAVTEFMPVARASTWKQIPGWLVNPKGPIRVSPTYMPRLIPWFVRFLAASRPSVVQRLEAAGAALCERSLEDTRALLAELDMTEHISTAGCLSLYANDQEYEADRERIEMLDRFGFDYEVLDANALRAMEPEVTHNISKAILLPDNRTVADPHKLVLGLFQGFRGLGGTFRTAEVTGFERSDRINGVLLGDGEIVYADQVILSAGAFTARLSKLLNEPMPLETERGYHTQIMAPGIELTHSIIWPAKAFMVSPTAGGIRVGGTVEMAGLDAPPDYRRSKVTVHRAREALPKLEVQEFAEWMGHRPAFPDTIPVMSASVKTAGVFYATGHGHLGLTHAATCARLMSDLVTGVKPAIDLEPYRVDRF
- a CDS encoding NAD(P)/FAD-dependent oxidoreductase, with the translated sequence MKPNSKDSSWEMNLPAFSTKPKHGRYDVVIIGGATMGACTAWFLASNQDFKGKVLVVEPDPTFSKAQTGASNNCMRQQFANPINVKIGQYAADFVRNFRENLGGDPKVPELSIRNFGYLYLSDNADLTKVLQRDQSVQEECGAGTKMVTADQIAASYPFYKLDDIEAGSLNTENEGYYNAPLMVEWLIKKSIEKGVDYVQNAVTAIGREGNKVTNVTLASGETIEAGAIVNASGTRAGIVADMAGLKLDIQSKRRYTFIFRAKEPLDRDLPLTIDPTGVHFRQFGDDYLVGCPPLGEDATVDVDDFSAEETIWEDKVHPIISNRIPQFKDVEIIDFWIGHYDFNTFDYNVVIGPHDEVSNFHFTNGSSGHGSQQGPAVGRGVAEQIIYGEFRSMDLSPFLYERFAKGERVVERAVI
- a CDS encoding DUF1523 family protein, coding for MVYVKWVFWVVFWLFWAAFFHYTLPQTDIARVTDTYEKRIDFGENSIFWASPDVGNDGTLANRDVFFIQTVRANGSTMVYRNEDTGWSWPPYFKFDTSNLQAEAADQKSTADAPKWVAIKHYGWRNEFLSIFPNAVGVSPVSGPDAPKGVPWVNIIILVLFGLVVLGAWRLWRRFRAKRIDPVVDSIESGFDAAGDAVNDGRGRMRRWLDTWKPKHKR
- a CDS encoding dihydrodipicolinate synthase family protein, which gives rise to MSYNVKLSGVMPALVTPFDETGKIDFNAFEKLMSHFREAGVSGWVPNGSTGEYFSQSTEERRAVLQFIKEYANDDEILVAGTNAPATREVIEQTALAKEIGYDNVLLAPPFYTRPTQEELIKHYETVLDEVDVNLVLYSYPLKDGADISFELLDHFADNPRVIGIKESSGVLQRAIDISSRYEGRIQLISGSDDIALDFMFWGADSWICGPSNCMANACCELDRAFKAGELAKAKGIMKTLYRAMNILESGKFVQKIKYGCELQGLPVGECRAPLGPLTETEKAELRTAMEPLLNG
- a CDS encoding methyltransferase domain-containing protein, yielding MAATGKNIGVDLSEDMLKAGKDRCQGHENVEFAAGVADNLPVSDGTADKAVG
- a CDS encoding proline racemase family protein → MHWKRTLQTVDVHCAGEVGRVITGGVLDIPGDTMSAKLAHINDVDDSLRRWLCSEPRGAANHSFVLITPACHPDANFGMIILQTDQAHAMSGSNSMCAVTAILETGMMEIIEPETLVTLDTASGLVCATATCKDGKVVGVSLDMPASFVALPDGTVETPLWGTVTYDLCFGGVFYALVDVDQIGLSIAPKNARLLAEKGVELRDIIAAKTKIFHPEFPAIHGLAYVMFRSIEEDGAIRTCTTLKPARADRSPCGTGTNSTVALLHSKGEMRSGDTLTTRSIIDGEFQAELLGATQVGQFPGSRVRIEGQCWIYGISQIGLDPSDPFPTGFILSDTWGG
- a CDS encoding pyrroline-5-carboxylate reductase, which translates into the protein MRFGFIGTGVITEAIILGMLKADYPVDEIVVSARTKSVSKRLAKASDKIRICENNADIVNAADLLFLAVLPQDAEHVLVPLEFSPEQKIVSLIATIPIAQLQEWTRHDAIICRAIPLPSVADLTGVTAVFPPLDAAMGLFQELGTAIPANTIEEFDSFAVASGMMGLYFGFAECAAQWLCTQGTDYRGARAYLSTMLLGLANTAFQSPDESYEEFRLRHTTPGGLNDQMFRRFVDEGGENALSHACQSVAERIRKNHYSQD